Proteins encoded together in one Vibrio lentus window:
- a CDS encoding lysozyme inhibitor LprI family protein yields MKKALTVVLLTCLPLLASASDDVVDCKNAMNTIEINHCASVELETAQVELEQYLEASFEHNAYDAELVSSIKMAQDSWQAYMTAHCDSVYTQWRDGSIRGLMALSCKTKLTKQRTHEVWENFLTYMDSTPPVLPEPKLMK; encoded by the coding sequence ATGAAAAAGGCTTTAACGGTCGTGTTATTAACGTGTTTACCTTTGCTTGCATCAGCATCCGATGATGTTGTCGATTGCAAGAATGCAATGAATACCATAGAGATCAATCACTGTGCATCGGTTGAGTTGGAAACTGCACAAGTGGAACTTGAACAATATCTTGAAGCGAGCTTTGAACACAATGCTTATGATGCGGAGTTGGTTAGCTCAATCAAGATGGCTCAAGACAGTTGGCAAGCTTACATGACGGCACATTGTGACTCGGTGTATACCCAATGGCGTGATGGTTCAATTCGAGGTCTTATGGCGCTTTCTTGCAAAACTAAGCTGACTAAACAAAGAACGCATGAGGTGTGGGAAAACTTCTTAACCTACATGGACAGCACACCACCAGTTTTGCCAGAGCCCAAGCTGATGAAGTAG
- a CDS encoding carbon-nitrogen hydrolase family protein: MDNVNVTLVQLEVEYKNKQMNISRLSELLEAETAVGDITLLPELFSTGYIFNEAAEIHELCEDFNNSPSIDSLTVLAAKHRTLIVAGVAEKDDGQYYNSVVVVDGSGLLHKYRKVSQTKFDKEYFSRGSELLTFEYKGLKFGVAICFDIWFPEIMRAYQSVDVILHPANFGGHHSFAIAQARALEEGCHIVTCNRVGQDVVDAFTATYCGGSRAYSPKGDLMLQLREHQSVETINIQDLSIAPQYNGVDVLDEIQQIASALNR, from the coding sequence TTGGATAATGTCAACGTCACCCTTGTTCAGCTTGAAGTTGAATACAAAAACAAACAAATGAACATCTCGCGACTCTCTGAGCTTTTAGAAGCCGAGACGGCAGTGGGTGATATCACGTTGTTGCCTGAACTCTTTTCCACTGGGTATATATTTAACGAGGCTGCAGAAATTCATGAACTGTGTGAAGACTTCAATAACAGCCCGAGCATTGATTCGTTAACTGTTCTTGCCGCGAAACATCGGACGTTAATCGTAGCGGGTGTCGCTGAGAAAGACGATGGCCAGTATTACAACAGCGTTGTGGTGGTTGATGGTTCAGGTTTGCTTCATAAATACAGAAAAGTCAGTCAAACGAAATTCGACAAAGAGTACTTTTCTAGAGGAAGTGAACTTCTTACTTTTGAATACAAAGGCTTGAAGTTCGGTGTCGCTATTTGCTTTGATATTTGGTTCCCAGAGATCATGAGAGCGTATCAGTCGGTAGACGTTATTCTTCATCCTGCGAATTTTGGCGGACATCATAGTTTTGCCATTGCTCAAGCGAGAGCCTTGGAGGAAGGGTGCCATATCGTGACCTGTAATCGCGTTGGACAAGATGTGGTTGATGCTTTTACCGCAACATATTGTGGCGGCAGTAGAGCCTATTCACCGAAGGGAGATTTAATGCTTCAACTCAGAGAGCATCAGTCTGTTGAAACGATCAATATTCAAGACTTGTCTATCGCGCCTCAATACAATGGTGTTGATGTGTTAGACGAAATACAGCAGATAGCGTCTGCGTTGAATCGTTAA
- a CDS encoding substrate-binding domain-containing protein, producing MATMKDVARLAKVSTSTVSHVINKSRFVSEEIAERVNSAAKELNYAPSALARSLKMKQTKTLGMLVTTSTNPFFGEVVKGVERRCYEKGYNLILCNTEGDSERMKSSIDTLLQKRVDGLMLMCSTLEGEHIDVFERYPELPIVVMDWGPMLFASDKIQDNSHQGGYMATKHLIDNGHAQIGCITGPLHRNQASSRYQGFKQAMEEANLEINPKWIVESNFECDGGFDSYQTLKARGEMPSALFVSNDMMAMGVIHAAAQDGTSIPNDLSIIGYDDIHLSKYMTPALSTIHQPKHRLGKAAVDTLLNRLKTPDAYPQVVELEPTLVERSSVKAI from the coding sequence ATGGCAACAATGAAAGACGTCGCTCGGCTAGCAAAGGTTTCAACTTCAACCGTCAGCCATGTGATCAACAAGTCACGTTTTGTCAGTGAAGAGATTGCTGAGCGTGTTAACAGTGCGGCTAAAGAACTCAACTACGCACCGTCTGCATTGGCTCGTAGCTTGAAAATGAAGCAAACCAAAACCTTAGGCATGCTAGTTACTACCTCTACTAATCCATTCTTTGGTGAGGTAGTAAAAGGTGTTGAACGTCGTTGTTATGAGAAAGGCTACAACCTCATCTTGTGTAATACAGAAGGCGACAGCGAACGCATGAAATCATCTATCGATACCTTGCTGCAGAAGCGTGTCGATGGCCTAATGCTGATGTGTTCAACCCTTGAGGGCGAGCACATTGATGTATTTGAACGCTACCCAGAATTACCTATCGTTGTGATGGACTGGGGCCCAATGTTGTTCGCGAGCGACAAGATCCAAGATAACTCGCACCAAGGTGGTTACATGGCAACCAAGCACTTGATCGATAACGGTCATGCTCAGATTGGTTGTATCACCGGCCCACTTCACCGCAATCAAGCCTCTTCTCGTTATCAAGGCTTCAAACAAGCGATGGAAGAAGCGAATCTAGAGATCAATCCTAAGTGGATTGTTGAATCAAACTTCGAATGCGATGGCGGTTTTGACTCTTACCAAACTTTAAAAGCGCGTGGTGAAATGCCATCAGCACTGTTTGTTAGCAATGACATGATGGCAATGGGTGTGATTCACGCTGCGGCTCAAGATGGCACATCGATTCCAAACGATCTTTCGATCATTGGCTACGATGACATCCACTTATCTAAATACATGACCCCAGCTTTGAGCACTATCCACCAGCCAAAACACCGTTTAGGTAAAGCGGCAGTAGATACTCTATTGAACCGACTCAAAACTCCTGATGCGTATCCGCAGGTTGTTGAGTTAGAGCCAACGCTAGTTGAACGAAGCAGCGTAAAAGCCATTTAA
- the rbsK gene encoding ribokinase, giving the protein MTQLIVLGSVNADHVLQVPSFPRPGETLIGGNYQVIPGGKGANQAVAAARLNADIGFIACVGDDPFGINIRQDFAKDGINIDSVIVADNTPTGIAMIQVSATGENSICLSAEANNKLTCDQIEPHLEKIRSAKYLLTQLETPIEGIEYAAKVAKESGTQVILNPAPARPLSDSLLACVDVITPNETEAEVLTGITVTDSASAHQAALALHAKGIETVMITLGAKGVWVSKNDKGELIAGFRVEATDTTAAGDTFNGALVTGLLEDMPLERAIKFAHAAAAISVTRFGAQTSIPSRSETDTFLSEQLSA; this is encoded by the coding sequence ATGACTCAACTGATTGTTTTAGGTAGCGTTAACGCTGACCACGTACTGCAAGTTCCTTCGTTCCCTCGTCCGGGTGAAACCTTGATTGGCGGTAACTATCAGGTCATCCCTGGCGGCAAAGGCGCAAACCAAGCGGTAGCCGCTGCGCGATTAAACGCAGACATTGGCTTTATCGCCTGTGTTGGTGACGACCCATTTGGCATCAATATTCGTCAAGATTTTGCTAAAGATGGCATCAACATCGACAGTGTTATCGTTGCAGACAACACACCGACAGGCATCGCGATGATCCAAGTATCCGCAACAGGTGAAAACAGTATTTGCCTTTCTGCTGAAGCCAACAACAAGCTGACTTGCGATCAAATCGAACCGCACCTAGAGAAGATTCGCAGTGCTAAGTACCTACTGACTCAGCTTGAAACACCGATTGAAGGCATTGAATATGCTGCAAAAGTAGCAAAAGAGAGCGGCACTCAAGTGATTCTAAATCCGGCTCCTGCTCGTCCATTATCAGATTCATTGCTTGCTTGTGTTGATGTGATTACACCTAACGAAACCGAAGCTGAAGTACTAACAGGCATTACCGTGACGGATAGTGCATCCGCTCATCAGGCAGCTTTGGCTCTGCACGCGAAAGGCATCGAGACGGTGATGATCACACTTGGCGCAAAAGGCGTTTGGGTAAGTAAAAACGACAAGGGTGAGCTCATTGCAGGGTTCCGCGTTGAAGCAACAGACACAACCGCTGCGGGTGATACCTTCAACGGCGCATTGGTAACAGGCTTGCTTGAAGACATGCCACTTGAGCGAGCGATTAAGTTTGCTCATGCCGCGGCTGCTATTTCAGTGACTCGCTTTGGTGCACAAACCTCCATTCCAAGCCGTTCTGAAACCGATACATTTTTGTCAGAGCAATTATCTGCCTAA
- the rbsB gene encoding ribose ABC transporter substrate-binding protein RbsB: MKKLATLISAALLSTTVSVSAQAQDTMAIVLSTLNNPFFVTMKDGAEAKAEELGYKLIVLDSQNDPSKELSNIEDLTIRGVKAILINPTDSDAVSNAIRIANRSDIPVLTLDRGASRGDVVSHIASDNVIGGEMAGHYIMEKVGEKAKVIQLEGIAGTSAARERGEGFMNAVNGSDLELLASQPADFDRTKGLNVMENLLAANPDVQAVFAQNDEMALGALRAVQASGKDVMIVGFDGTEDGIAAVNRGLLGATVAQQPDLIGSLGIEMADKVLKGETVEEYVPVPLKIIAK; this comes from the coding sequence ATGAAAAAATTAGCGACTCTTATTTCTGCTGCTCTTCTTTCTACAACGGTATCTGTGTCTGCACAGGCGCAAGATACAATGGCAATCGTTCTGTCTACATTGAACAACCCATTCTTCGTAACCATGAAAGATGGCGCAGAAGCGAAAGCGGAAGAGCTAGGCTACAAGCTTATCGTTCTTGATTCTCAAAACGACCCAAGCAAAGAGCTTTCGAACATTGAAGATCTAACCATTCGTGGTGTTAAAGCAATCCTGATTAACCCAACGGATTCAGACGCTGTGTCTAACGCTATTCGTATTGCTAACCGCTCAGACATTCCAGTACTAACGCTAGACCGTGGCGCAAGCCGTGGTGACGTCGTGAGCCACATTGCTTCTGATAACGTAATCGGCGGTGAAATGGCGGGTCACTACATCATGGAAAAAGTGGGCGAGAAAGCGAAAGTAATCCAACTTGAAGGTATCGCAGGTACTTCAGCAGCTCGTGAACGTGGTGAAGGCTTCATGAACGCAGTAAACGGCAGCGACCTTGAACTTCTTGCAAGCCAACCAGCTGATTTCGACCGAACTAAAGGTCTGAACGTAATGGAAAACTTGCTTGCTGCAAACCCAGACGTACAAGCTGTATTCGCTCAAAACGATGAAATGGCACTGGGTGCACTTCGCGCAGTTCAAGCTTCAGGTAAAGACGTAATGATCGTTGGCTTTGATGGTACAGAAGATGGCATCGCTGCAGTTAACCGTGGCCTACTAGGCGCAACGGTTGCACAACAGCCTGACCTAATCGGTTCTCTAGGTATCGAAATGGCAGACAAAGTACTGAAGGGCGAAACAGTAGAAGAGTACGTACCAGTACCTCTAAAAATCATCGCTAAGTAA
- the rbsC gene encoding ribose ABC transporter permease, with amino-acid sequence MSTKTMSKTTETEAPKKKPLISKEWLIDQKSLIALIFLIVVVSFLNPNFFTVDNILNILRQTSVNAIIAVGMTLVILTAGIDLSVGSVLALCGAFAASMIGMEIPVMIAVPTALVAGAALGAISGVIIAKGKVQAFIATLVTMTLLRGVTMVYTDGRPISTGFTDTADAFAWFGTGYAMGIPVPVWIMVVVFAAVWYLLNHTRFGRYVYALGGNESATRLSGIDVDKVKIGVYAICGLLAAVAGIIVASRLSSAQPTAGMGYELDAIAAVVLGGTSLAGGRGRIMGTLIGALIIGFLNNALNLLDVSSYYQMIAKAVVILLAVLVDNKNK; translated from the coding sequence ATGAGTACTAAAACCATGAGCAAAACAACTGAAACTGAAGCGCCAAAGAAGAAACCATTAATCAGCAAAGAATGGCTGATTGATCAAAAGTCATTGATTGCTTTGATTTTCCTGATTGTCGTCGTTTCTTTCTTAAACCCGAACTTCTTTACTGTCGACAACATCCTGAACATTCTGCGCCAAACCTCGGTTAACGCAATTATCGCTGTAGGTATGACGCTGGTTATCTTAACCGCGGGAATCGACTTGAGTGTTGGTTCGGTACTGGCACTTTGTGGTGCATTCGCTGCCAGCATGATTGGCATGGAAATCCCAGTGATGATCGCAGTGCCAACCGCTCTAGTAGCAGGTGCAGCATTGGGTGCAATCAGTGGCGTGATTATCGCCAAGGGTAAGGTTCAAGCCTTCATCGCAACGCTTGTAACCATGACTCTACTTCGCGGCGTAACCATGGTTTACACCGATGGTCGTCCTATCTCGACTGGCTTTACTGACACAGCAGACGCATTCGCTTGGTTCGGTACAGGCTACGCAATGGGCATCCCAGTTCCAGTATGGATCATGGTCGTGGTGTTCGCAGCGGTATGGTACCTACTTAACCACACTCGCTTTGGTCGCTATGTTTACGCTCTGGGTGGCAACGAATCAGCAACTCGCCTATCAGGCATCGATGTAGACAAAGTGAAAATCGGCGTTTACGCAATCTGTGGTCTGTTAGCAGCGGTGGCTGGCATCATCGTGGCATCTCGTTTGTCATCAGCTCAACCTACCGCAGGTATGGGTTATGAGCTAGACGCCATTGCAGCCGTTGTTCTTGGCGGAACAAGCTTGGCCGGCGGTCGTGGCCGTATCATGGGCACATTGATTGGTGCTCTGATCATCGGTTTCCTAAACAACGCCCTAAACCTATTAGACGTATCTTCTTACTACCAGATGATTGCAAAAGCAGTGGTTATTCTTCTGGCGGTATTGGTCGACAACAAAAACAAATAA
- the rbsA gene encoding ribose ABC transporter ATP-binding protein RbsA, producing the protein MTQAILELSSIEKAFPGVKALDKASLNVYPGRVMALMGENGAGKSTLMKVLTGIYHLDGGTIAYQGKPAAFKGPRDSQQAGISIIHQELNLIPELTIAENIFLGREITGTMGRILWNEMYQEADKLLKRLNVKHSSKTLLGQLSLGEQQMVEIAKALSFESKVIIMDEPTDALTDTETESLFKVINELRSEGCGIVYISHRLKEIFEICDDITVLRDGKFIGQCEVKDTDEDGLIEMMVGRKLDEQYPRIGQSHGETCLEVIGLTGSGVHDVSFTLKRGEILGVSGLMGAGRTELMKVIYGALPSERGVINLENKTINPVSPKDGLANGIAYISEDRKGDGLVLGLSVKENMSLCSLDLLTKSGQIQDKDEVMAVDDFIKLFNIKTPTREQIIGNLSGGNQQKVAIAKGLMTKPKVLILDEPTRGVDVGAKKEIYQLINKFKADGMSIILVSSEMPEVLGMSDRIMVMHEGRVSGEFDAKEANQELLLACAVGKKINEDAA; encoded by the coding sequence ATGACTCAAGCCATTTTAGAACTTAGCTCAATTGAGAAAGCCTTCCCTGGTGTGAAAGCACTGGACAAGGCAAGCCTCAACGTTTACCCAGGACGCGTAATGGCGTTAATGGGCGAAAACGGTGCAGGTAAATCAACGCTCATGAAAGTGCTCACCGGCATTTACCACTTGGATGGCGGCACTATCGCCTACCAAGGTAAACCCGCGGCATTTAAAGGACCGCGTGATTCACAACAAGCCGGCATTAGTATTATTCACCAAGAATTGAACCTAATTCCAGAACTAACCATCGCCGAGAACATCTTCTTAGGTCGTGAAATCACAGGGACTATGGGTCGTATTCTTTGGAACGAAATGTACCAAGAAGCGGACAAGCTACTTAAACGTCTTAATGTAAAACACAGCTCGAAAACACTTTTAGGTCAGTTAAGCCTTGGTGAGCAACAAATGGTAGAGATAGCGAAAGCCCTATCGTTTGAATCTAAGGTCATCATCATGGATGAGCCAACGGATGCACTAACCGATACCGAAACTGAGTCGCTATTTAAGGTGATCAACGAGCTGCGTTCCGAAGGCTGCGGCATTGTTTACATCTCTCACCGCTTGAAAGAGATCTTCGAGATTTGTGATGACATCACCGTGCTTCGTGACGGTAAGTTCATTGGCCAATGTGAAGTAAAAGACACCGATGAAGATGGCCTAATCGAAATGATGGTTGGCCGTAAGCTGGACGAGCAATATCCACGTATCGGCCAAAGCCACGGTGAAACCTGCCTTGAAGTGATTGGCCTGACGGGTTCTGGCGTTCACGATGTGAGCTTTACGCTAAAGCGCGGCGAAATCCTTGGTGTATCTGGGCTGATGGGCGCAGGTCGTACCGAACTGATGAAAGTGATTTACGGTGCCCTTCCGAGTGAACGCGGCGTCATCAACTTAGAAAACAAAACCATCAACCCTGTAAGCCCGAAAGATGGCTTGGCGAATGGCATTGCTTACATCTCTGAAGACCGTAAAGGCGATGGCTTAGTTCTAGGGCTTTCGGTGAAAGAAAACATGTCTTTATGTTCACTGGATCTGCTTACAAAAAGCGGTCAAATCCAAGACAAAGACGAAGTAATGGCGGTTGATGACTTCATCAAACTATTCAACATCAAGACCCCGACTCGCGAGCAAATCATTGGTAACCTTTCTGGTGGTAACCAACAGAAAGTGGCTATCGCTAAAGGCTTGATGACAAAACCAAAAGTACTGATTCTCGACGAACCCACTCGTGGTGTCGATGTCGGTGCTAAGAAAGAGATTTACCAACTCATTAATAAATTCAAAGCCGACGGCATGAGCATTATTTTGGTCTCATCTGAAATGCCAGAAGTGTTAGGAATGAGTGACCGCATCATGGTGATGCATGAAGGCCGTGTAAGCGGTGAATTTGATGCTAAAGAAGCAAACCAAGAATTATTACTGGCGTGTGCGGTCGGTAAAAAGATCAACGAGGACGCAGCATGA
- the rbsD gene encoding D-ribose pyranase, whose amino-acid sequence MKKSTLINSELSYLVATLGHTDEITICDAGLPIPDHVTRIDLALTHGVPSFQQTVKTMLDESQIEGVVIAEEFAKVSPEHHAALIDLIKTEEARCGKPLSITYITHEEFKERTHESRAVIRTGECTPYANVIFQAGVTF is encoded by the coding sequence ATGAAAAAAAGTACTCTAATTAATTCTGAACTCTCTTACTTAGTGGCGACTCTTGGCCACACAGATGAAATCACGATTTGTGACGCAGGCTTGCCGATTCCAGATCACGTAACTCGCATTGATCTTGCCTTAACTCATGGTGTTCCGAGCTTTCAGCAAACGGTAAAAACCATGCTGGATGAATCTCAAATTGAAGGCGTTGTGATTGCAGAAGAGTTTGCGAAAGTAAGCCCAGAACACCACGCTGCGCTGATTGATTTAATAAAAACTGAAGAAGCGCGTTGCGGCAAACCGCTTTCGATTACCTACATCACTCATGAAGAATTCAAAGAGCGCACGCATGAAAGCCGCGCGGTTATCCGCACAGGTGAATGCACGCCTTACGCTAATGTCATTTTCCAAGCTGGCGTAACCTTTTAA
- a CDS encoding winged helix-turn-helix domain-containing protein has translation MNQTIDLNGLIIDTDSRTITNQQGNKITLRPHLLAVLCLLLENAGRPISREHIVDICWGGQLSSPHILANVVYNLRNVFARLRVPHIQIITINKFGYALSVEPT, from the coding sequence ATGAACCAGACCATAGACCTCAACGGCTTAATCATTGATACCGACTCTCGAACCATTACTAATCAGCAGGGAAACAAAATCACTTTGCGCCCTCACCTTTTAGCAGTGCTCTGTTTATTGCTAGAAAATGCGGGAAGACCCATTTCGAGAGAACACATCGTTGATATCTGCTGGGGCGGTCAACTCTCCTCTCCCCACATTCTGGCCAACGTCGTTTATAACCTACGTAACGTCTTTGCACGTTTGAGAGTTCCACACATCCAGATAATTACCATCAACAAGTTTGGTTACGCGTTATCGGTTGAACCCACCTAA
- a CDS encoding porin family protein, whose protein sequence is MNNKFILSIAMMSAFAANNVMASDKGFYLGGAIGTSGIDDGGLVSSTIAPVTFEAEDNSYRVIAGYKFNRIVSIELQYTDYGDVVAKNKADKNDGFTWTPKMASVAANLGYTFNNGVRPFGIIGLSSVDLDMKFADGSRPSSSDFDDTGTGVRYGVGVEFTPPRLSALSLRLGYEADAFTVETNEGYRKVETDVVLDSFYFGATYNF, encoded by the coding sequence ATGAACAACAAATTTATTCTAAGCATCGCGATGATGTCAGCATTTGCAGCAAACAACGTAATGGCATCAGACAAAGGCTTCTACCTAGGTGGTGCAATCGGTACATCTGGTATTGATGATGGTGGCTTAGTTTCATCAACTATAGCGCCTGTGACTTTTGAAGCGGAAGATAACTCTTACCGAGTTATTGCTGGCTATAAGTTCAATCGCATCGTATCAATTGAGCTTCAATACACAGACTACGGTGACGTAGTAGCAAAAAATAAAGCTGATAAAAACGATGGTTTCACCTGGACACCTAAAATGGCATCGGTAGCTGCGAATCTTGGATACACATTTAATAATGGCGTACGTCCATTTGGTATTATCGGTTTATCTTCTGTCGACTTAGATATGAAATTTGCAGACGGTTCTCGCCCTTCTAGTTCAGACTTTGATGATACAGGTACTGGTGTACGTTATGGTGTCGGTGTTGAATTTACCCCACCAAGGTTATCAGCTTTAAGCTTAAGGCTTGGTTATGAGGCGGATGCATTTACGGTAGAAACTAACGAGGGTTACAGAAAAGTTGAGACAGACGTTGTATTAGATTCGTTTTACTTTGGCGCAACTTACAACTTTTAA
- a CDS encoding endonuclease/exonuclease/phosphatase family protein: MNKPNQITFSTFNLLNYLEPPNAYYDFENIYSFEEWQKKQHWMAEAIKSLDCDVIGFQEIFSPQSLEQLMSELGYPYFAVVDNAHVEDDYLYTSPVVGIASRYPIENVQPVKPDSELLSAFNLNDNFSFNRTPVRATITLPHLGSTDCYVVHFKSQRPTEPKTEQLKSCSRSADKKPQSDTLVKLNQEQLGSWLSSVQRGLEAQMLHQYITNQRYQTDQPVVLMGDFNKPLFHDEFKGLLSYSLNRDEASRHWLSHFRLKDSWDLYHQLHEEDLLEQRKPTHYYGASGSVLDYILMSNEFDCQNSSSLMEISRYTVLDHHLINPSFEHDQFSTDHAIVAVTAHIREA; encoded by the coding sequence TTGAACAAACCAAACCAAATAACATTCTCAACGTTCAACCTTTTGAACTACCTCGAACCACCGAATGCTTATTATGATTTTGAGAACATCTACAGCTTCGAGGAATGGCAGAAGAAGCAACATTGGATGGCTGAAGCGATTAAATCATTAGATTGCGATGTGATTGGCTTCCAAGAGATATTTAGCCCGCAGTCTTTAGAGCAACTGATGAGCGAGCTAGGTTACCCATACTTTGCAGTCGTCGATAACGCGCACGTTGAAGACGATTACTTGTACACCTCGCCTGTCGTTGGTATCGCATCCCGCTACCCAATTGAAAATGTACAGCCGGTTAAACCAGATTCTGAACTACTCTCAGCTTTCAACCTGAACGATAATTTTTCGTTCAACCGAACGCCTGTCCGCGCGACCATTACATTACCTCACTTAGGCTCGACCGATTGTTATGTTGTGCACTTTAAATCGCAACGTCCAACCGAACCCAAAACTGAACAACTAAAATCCTGTAGCCGCTCAGCAGATAAAAAGCCGCAAAGTGACACACTGGTTAAGCTTAATCAAGAACAACTTGGTTCTTGGCTATCGAGTGTGCAGCGCGGTCTAGAAGCTCAGATGCTTCATCAATACATCACCAATCAGCGCTATCAAACCGATCAGCCAGTTGTGTTAATGGGTGACTTTAACAAACCACTGTTTCACGATGAGTTCAAAGGACTGTTGAGCTATTCGTTGAACCGAGATGAAGCGAGTAGACATTGGTTATCGCACTTCCGCTTAAAAGACAGCTGGGATCTCTATCATCAATTGCATGAAGAAGATTTGCTCGAACAACGCAAACCAACGCACTACTACGGTGCGTCTGGATCTGTACTGGACTACATTTTGATGTCCAATGAGTTCGATTGTCAGAACTCATCGAGCTTGATGGAGATCTCTCGCTACACAGTACTCGACCATCACCTCATCAATCCCAGCTTTGAACACGACCAATTCAGTACTGACCATGCCATCGTTGCTGTCACCGCTCATATCCGCGAAGCCTAA